A genomic segment from Sesamum indicum cultivar Zhongzhi No. 13 unplaced genomic scaffold, S_indicum_v1.0 scaffold00124, whole genome shotgun sequence encodes:
- the LOC105179139 gene encoding uncharacterized protein LOC105179139, whose amino-acid sequence MESFLVRMCIEAATESAAAVEKWRRQRRTLESMPSHLAEALLRHLLRRRLLFPSLLEVFKYSVEEIDLRGESCVDAEWMAYLGAFRYLRSIILADCNRINNSALWSITGMANLKEVDLSRCSKVTDAGIRHLLSVPALEKLCISETGVTADGVAGLASLTNLFMLDLGGLPVTDSALSSLQVLKKLKHLELWGSEISNEGAVLLKTFPSLSSLNLAWTNVTNLPNLSSLAYLNMSNCTIHSLFEGEGHKACLEKLVLSGVTMTNVSEAFQYVETSKLCFLDLSSSSLQSFSFLHSMSALTNLNLCDTALVDDSIEHIAYIGANLRYLNLSHTKVTSEGIGALAGHVPNLEIVLLSGTHIDDTAVSYISVMPSLKAINLSKTNVKGLIHQESDVSDGIPTFAALQNLSHLERLDLEEIHIKDAALHPLTNLGRLSYLSLRSVSLTDASLYHVSSALKLVYLGVRDAVLTDSGLNCFIPPPTLEVLDLRGCWLLTKDALSLFSHKHPQIEIRHELIETLDKRNFQYPSTSCTTTKNSQHKRRQGKPSTSPLRSDEIFLDQRLKYSREELLALQFSSATVSPSTHQGNPRP is encoded by the exons tcctttttccttctctacTGGA AGTTTTCAAATACAGTGTCGAGGAAATTGATTTGAGAGGTGAGAGCTGTGTAGATGCAGAATGGATGGCATACTTGGGGGCATTCCGATACTTGCGTTCAATTATTCTTGCAGACTGCAATAGAATCAATAATTCAGCCCTCTGGAGTATAACAG GCATGGCAAATTTAAAGGAGGTGGACCTTTCAAGATGCTCCAAGGTAACAGATGCTGGCATTAGACACCTATTATCAGTTCCAGCCCTCGAGAAATTATGCATTTCAGAAACAGGTGTTACTGCAGACGGTGTCGCTGGTCTCGCTTCACTGACCAACTTATTTATGTTGGACCTGGGCGGTTTACCTGTAACTGATTCAGCTTTGAGTTCTCTCCAG gTTCTCAAAAAGTTGAAACATTTAGAGCTTTGGGGCAGTGAAATATCTAATGAAGGAGCAGTTCTTCTCAAGACGTTTCCAAGCTTGAGTTCCTTGAATCTGGCTTGGACCAACGTAACAAACTTGCCAAATTTGTCTTCTCTTGCATATCTAAACATGAGTAACTGCACCATACATTCTCTCTTTGAAGGAGAAGGTCATAAAGCTTGTTTGGAGAAACTTGTACTATCTGGAGTTACAATGACTAATGTTTCTGAAGCCTTCCAATATGTTGAAACAAGTAAACtttgtttcttggatttgtCCAGCTCTTCCCTTCAGTCATTCAGCTTTCTGCATTCCATGAGTGCACTTACCAATTTGAACCTGTGTGATACTGCACTGGTTGACGATTCAATCGAACACATTGCATATATAGGAGCAAATCTAAGATATTTGAATCTCAGCCATACAAAAGTAACTTCTGAAGGTATTGGAGCATTGGCTGGACATGTTCCTAACCTTGAGATAGTATTACTGTCTGGCACACACATTGACGATACGGCTGTCTCATATATTAGCGTGATGCCATCGCTCAAAGCCATCAACCTGAGCAAAACAAACGTGAAAG GTCTGATTCACCAGGAAAGTGATGTTTCTGACGGCATCCCAACATTTGCTGCCCTGCAAAATCTTAGCCATTTAGAAAGGTTGGACTTGGAGGAGATACATATTAAGGATGCAGCACTGCATCCTCTGACAAACTTGGGCAGATTGAGCTATCTATCTCTGCGAAGTGTCTCCCTCACGGATGCATCTTTATACCATGTTTCATCTGCTCTAAAGTTGGTATATCTGGGTGTTCGTGATGCTGTGTTGACTGATTCTGGGCTCAATTGTTTCATTCCTCCTCCAACATTGGAAGTGCTTGATCTCAGGGGCTGCTGGCTATTGACGAAGGATGCACTCTCACTTTTCTCTCATAAGCATCCTCAAATTGAGATTAGGCATGAGCTTATCGAGACACTAGACAAACGAAATTTCCAGTATCCATCTACATCATGCACAACTACGAAGAACTCGCAACATAAGCGCAGGCAGGGCAAGCCGTCCACTTCACCTCTCAGGTCTGATGAGATTTTTCTAG ATCAAAGGCTGAAATATAGTAGAGAAGAATTATTAGCTTTGCAATTTTCATCTGCGACAGTTTCGCCTTCAACTCATCAAGGTAATCCGAGACCTTAA